One genomic segment of Clavelina lepadiformis chromosome 3, kaClaLepa1.1, whole genome shotgun sequence includes these proteins:
- the LOC143450792 gene encoding poly(U)-binding-splicing factor PUF60-like isoform X1, which yields MDEILLTALLKPWPQLTTSQKAALEKAKKYAMEQSIKEVLLKQTIQHQQQQMTSLQSSAQKQRALAIMCRIYVGSIYYDVTQQTVRDAFSPFGPIKSIDMSYDPITHKHKGYCFIDFEIPEAAHLASDHMQSSQLAGGRTIKVGRPSNIGQAQPIILQLAEEAKHYNRIYVAAIHPDLDETDIRSVFEAFGKITSCQLDREMITRKHRGYAFIEYDNYQSTVDAISSMNMFDLGGQYLRVGKAITPPNTHLEMYATPSNAATSLPAAAAVAAAAVTSKIMAQEAAKPLLLTQGTPTAVVPVSVVGHANHITSANIMMQPQLAPPTAVMAANQPGVVTGVTPASGAAAAGFLQHLTQPANTARPQQVQNGKELLAAAQTLSQQEGNMNISGSSQRHLIMQKLMRKEESRVMILRNMVNIEDLDDDLEGEVTDECGKFGDVKRVIIYQEKQGEEDDADVIVKIFVEFSKPEECEKAISALNNRWFGGNKVSAISYSQEHYDANDLTG from the exons ATGGATGAGATATTGCTAACTGCATTGTTAAAACCTTGGCCTCAATTAACTACCAGTCAAAAAGCAGCATTGGAAAAG GCAAAGAAATATGCTATGGAACAAAGTATAAAAGaagttttattgaaacaaaCCATTCAACATCAGCAACAACAAATGACATCTTTACAa AGTTCTGCACAAAAACAGCGAGCACTTGCCATAATGTGTCGAATATATGTCGGGTCAATTTACTATGATGTCACTCAACAAACAGTTCGAGATGCTTTTTCCCCTTTTGGACCAATCAAGAGTATTGACATGTCATATGATCCTATCACCCATAAACACAAG GGCTACTGCTTCATTGATTTTGAAATCCCTGAAGCTGCTCATCTTGCTTCAGACCATATGCAGTCAAGTCAGCTGGCAGGTG GAAGAACAATAAAAGTGGGCCGACCAAGCAATATAGGTCAAGCTCAACCAATTATACTTCAGTTAGCTGAAGAGGCAAAACATTATAACAG AATATATGTTGCTGCTATTCACCCTGATCTTGATGAAACCGATATTCGATCAGTGTTTGAAGCTTTTGGGAAGATTACATCCTGTCAGTTGGATAGAGAAATGATCACAAGAAAGCACAGAGGTTATGCTTTCATAG AATATGACAATTATCAATCCACTGTTGACGCGATATCAAGTATGAATATGTTTGATCTCGGGGGGCAGTACCTTCGTGTAGGCAAAGCCATCACTCCACCGAATACACATTTGGAAATG TATGCCACACCATCCAACGCAGCAACATCACTACCTGCTGCAGCTGCTGTTGCTGCAGCCGCAGTCACTTCCAAGATCATGGCTCAGGAGGCTGCTAAACCATTGCTATTGACGCAAGGGACACCAACTGCTGTTGTTCCTG TTTCAGTGGTGGGACATGCAAACCACATAACCTCTGCAAATATCATGATGCAGCCACAACTCGCCCCACCAACTGCTGTCATGGCTGCTAATCAGCCTGGTGTTGTCACTG GAGTTACCCCGGCAAGTGGTGCAGCTGCAGCTGGATTTCTTCAGCATTTGACTCAGCCAGCAAATACTGCACGTCCACAGCAAGTGCAG AATGGAAAGGAATTACTTGCCGCTGCGCAAACTTTAAGTCAACAGGAAGGAAACATGAACATATCGGGCAGTTCACAGCGACATCTCATTATGCAAAAGCTAATGAGAAAGGAAGAG AGCCGGGTAATGATTTTACGCAACATGGTCAACATTGAAGATCTTGACGATGATCTTGAAGGAGAAGTAACGGATGAATGTGGAAAATTTGGGGATGTAAAGAGAGTCATCATATATCAAGAAAAACAG GGGGAAGAAGACGATGCTGATGtgattgttaaaatttttgttgaattcTCAAAACCTGAGGAATGTGAAAAAGCAATATCCGCATTAAACAATCGCTGGTTCGGAGGAAACAAAGTATCTGCCATTTCGTATTCCCAAGAACATTATGATGCAAATGATCTTACAGGGTGA
- the LOC143450792 gene encoding poly(U)-binding-splicing factor PUF60-like isoform X2, with amino-acid sequence MDEILLTALLKPWPQLTTSQKAALEKAKKYAMEQSIKEVLLKQTIQHQQQQMTSLQSSAQKQRALAIMCRIYVGSIYYDVTQQTVRDAFSPFGPIKSIDMSYDPITHKHKGYCFIDFEIPEAAHLASDHMQSSQLAGRTIKVGRPSNIGQAQPIILQLAEEAKHYNRIYVAAIHPDLDETDIRSVFEAFGKITSCQLDREMITRKHRGYAFIEYDNYQSTVDAISSMNMFDLGGQYLRVGKAITPPNTHLEMYATPSNAATSLPAAAAVAAAAVTSKIMAQEAAKPLLLTQGTPTAVVPVSVVGHANHITSANIMMQPQLAPPTAVMAANQPGVVTGVTPASGAAAAGFLQHLTQPANTARPQQVQNGKELLAAAQTLSQQEGNMNISGSSQRHLIMQKLMRKEESRVMILRNMVNIEDLDDDLEGEVTDECGKFGDVKRVIIYQEKQGEEDDADVIVKIFVEFSKPEECEKAISALNNRWFGGNKVSAISYSQEHYDANDLTG; translated from the exons ATGGATGAGATATTGCTAACTGCATTGTTAAAACCTTGGCCTCAATTAACTACCAGTCAAAAAGCAGCATTGGAAAAG GCAAAGAAATATGCTATGGAACAAAGTATAAAAGaagttttattgaaacaaaCCATTCAACATCAGCAACAACAAATGACATCTTTACAa AGTTCTGCACAAAAACAGCGAGCACTTGCCATAATGTGTCGAATATATGTCGGGTCAATTTACTATGATGTCACTCAACAAACAGTTCGAGATGCTTTTTCCCCTTTTGGACCAATCAAGAGTATTGACATGTCATATGATCCTATCACCCATAAACACAAG GGCTACTGCTTCATTGATTTTGAAATCCCTGAAGCTGCTCATCTTGCTTCAGACCATATGCAGTCAAGTCAGCTGGCAG GAAGAACAATAAAAGTGGGCCGACCAAGCAATATAGGTCAAGCTCAACCAATTATACTTCAGTTAGCTGAAGAGGCAAAACATTATAACAG AATATATGTTGCTGCTATTCACCCTGATCTTGATGAAACCGATATTCGATCAGTGTTTGAAGCTTTTGGGAAGATTACATCCTGTCAGTTGGATAGAGAAATGATCACAAGAAAGCACAGAGGTTATGCTTTCATAG AATATGACAATTATCAATCCACTGTTGACGCGATATCAAGTATGAATATGTTTGATCTCGGGGGGCAGTACCTTCGTGTAGGCAAAGCCATCACTCCACCGAATACACATTTGGAAATG TATGCCACACCATCCAACGCAGCAACATCACTACCTGCTGCAGCTGCTGTTGCTGCAGCCGCAGTCACTTCCAAGATCATGGCTCAGGAGGCTGCTAAACCATTGCTATTGACGCAAGGGACACCAACTGCTGTTGTTCCTG TTTCAGTGGTGGGACATGCAAACCACATAACCTCTGCAAATATCATGATGCAGCCACAACTCGCCCCACCAACTGCTGTCATGGCTGCTAATCAGCCTGGTGTTGTCACTG GAGTTACCCCGGCAAGTGGTGCAGCTGCAGCTGGATTTCTTCAGCATTTGACTCAGCCAGCAAATACTGCACGTCCACAGCAAGTGCAG AATGGAAAGGAATTACTTGCCGCTGCGCAAACTTTAAGTCAACAGGAAGGAAACATGAACATATCGGGCAGTTCACAGCGACATCTCATTATGCAAAAGCTAATGAGAAAGGAAGAG AGCCGGGTAATGATTTTACGCAACATGGTCAACATTGAAGATCTTGACGATGATCTTGAAGGAGAAGTAACGGATGAATGTGGAAAATTTGGGGATGTAAAGAGAGTCATCATATATCAAGAAAAACAG GGGGAAGAAGACGATGCTGATGtgattgttaaaatttttgttgaattcTCAAAACCTGAGGAATGTGAAAAAGCAATATCCGCATTAAACAATCGCTGGTTCGGAGGAAACAAAGTATCTGCCATTTCGTATTCCCAAGAACATTATGATGCAAATGATCTTACAGGGTGA
- the LOC143450794 gene encoding surfeit locus protein 2-like, protein MTSAEGNEIPVELEQILKDNTGLKLAENGRIKCLLTGHEMVCRKHVIEQHIEGKKYLRMSKGINKQFSLIAHEPHLVPSIKKGHEHQLFCTLTLRHVNKIPQHIERHVNGKKFLRAKARWEDCQKSGEKFVPTPMLNRQNKDFVAKEDAEGTNEVLDGDISEADSFSDLYPEKYFEKLRLSSSDEENAMKVAKPKLKKKKKLRKTVNSSTSKKKPMINKRKIASKESLVAKKQCLEKPKSKKSKLKPNLIVNGI, encoded by the coding sequence ATGACTTCAGCAGAAGGCAATGAAATTCCCGTCGAGCttgaacaaattttgaaagatAATACTGGTTTAAAATTGGCGGAAAATGGGAGAATTAAATGTCTGCTAACTGGACATGAAATGGTTTGCAGAAAACATGTCATTGAACAACACATTGAagggaaaaaatatttacgtaTGAGCAAAGGTATTAATAAACAGTTTTCCTTGATTGCTCATGAACCACACTTGGTACCAAGTATTAAAAAAGGTCATGAACATCAGCTGTTCTGCACCCTGACACTTAGGCATGTTAACAAGATTCCACAACACATAGAGCGTCATGTGAATGGTAAGAAGTTCTTGAGGGCAAAAGCTAGGTGGGAAGATTGCCAGAAATCTGGAGAAAAATTTGTGCCCACCCCCATGTTGAATCGCCAGAACAAGGATTTTGTAGCAAAAGAAGATGCAGAAGGCACTAATGAGGTTTTGGATGGTGATATCTCAGAGGCTGATAGTTTTTCGGACTTGTATCCAGAAAAATACTTCGAAAAATTGCGACTTTCTTCCAGTGATGAAGAAAATGCTATGAAAGTTGCAAAaccaaagttgaaaaagaaaaagaaactaagaaaaacTGTCAATTCATCAACTTCAAAGAAAAAGCCAATGATAAACAAGCGTAAAATTGCATCTAAAGAAAGTCTggttgcaaaaaaacaatgtttggAGAAACCAAAATCAAAGAAGTCAAAACTGAAACCAAATCTCATTGTCAATGGaatataa